The following is a genomic window from Thunnus maccoyii chromosome 13, fThuMac1.1, whole genome shotgun sequence.
CTCTCTTTGAGTAGCTCACAGTGCTCACTCCCTCTCTGGCACTGGTCGCCATGATGTCAACCGTTAGCTAGGAATGAGAggatttgtttatttctttatcaCAACTACAACGGCCCCCTCTGCACTTTACCAGCTACTTCCTTCACACCTCTCTGACTTGATTTGAACGTCACATAAAGCAAACTGTCAATGATTACACTGCTGCGTCGCCACTCGGGCTTTCACGCCTTATTAAAGGCCTGTGTAGTTCAAATTAATCTTGCGTTGCCCTGCTTCAGTTTCTGTCTTTAATGTAGCGTTAGTTTAAGCATAACTTCACATGTTACACGTCAGTTAACTTACTCAAAGTGCGCTTGCACTTCACAGCTGATCTGCGCACACAtatgaatgtatttaatatCCTCAAGTATTTCACGCTGACAGTTAAAGTGTTCAAATATTTATTAGGGCTTTTTGAAGCAGCTTTTAAGCACTCAGTGTGATTTGCGTTAAGTGTGACACTAAATCCGTCCGTCAATGTCAGTCTTAAATAATTTGAAAGAAGCCGTTCAGCCATTTTTAAACACGCACTTGAATCTGGGTCGTGTCTACATGGTAACCCTAGTTTTGCGAAACTCTCTTGAGCCGCTTCAAAACATCCTTGTGTCGCTGTTTTCAGaagtgacaacactgtggttaaagtATGTttaagtttaggcacaaaatcTACTTGGTTTGggtcaaaatgaaaacatgaaacgTGTTGTGGATTAAAGTTAAGACTGCCTTGCAAATCCCGCGAGAGTTTTCACAACTCGAGGGTTATCGTGTAGACCATGCAGTCAATGGTATTTATATATAGTCAATAGTGCAGACACGCATCTGTATATGGGGGTTTGTCGCCCTCCAGAGGCCAGCAGCCAAATTGTGCGCCTATTACAAGGTGATCAACTCTTTACTAAACCACGAGGCCTTAATCTAAGCTTTAACGAGAGGTCTAATTGGAGGTTTATTTTAATAATCCGTTATTAAATTGAGTAAGACAATAGCATTACTAGGCTATACTGTACGCAGGTGATGTGTATGTTGTGCAACTATGCTGACACTTTCTGACCTATTAAACAGATTCTAACAGTGAGGAAAGCAATGCTTACAATGGCCTGTGGGGGGAGATAAAAATAAGTACTGGCATTATTTTGATGtgggaattttaaaaaaataataattttgttgtATATTATCATCTCAATCCCAATTAGGTAGGTGAACATCTTCCAGCAGTGGAGGTCCAGGAGGGGGAGCCAGGAAACAAGGTGTCTATGGATCAGCTCTTCAAGGGGAAAAAGGGAGTCCTCTTTGCTGTACCGGGAGCTTTCACCCCTGGTTGTTCCAAGGTGAGTCCACACTGTTCACTTTACTTGTCATGTCTTGGGCACAATGATCTTTGCATCAGTTGACAACATTTCTCTTGTTGCTTTCAGACTCACCTCCCAGGTTTTGTGCAGCAGGCCGAGGACTTGAGGGGTAAAGGTATCCAAGAGGTTGCCTGCATTTCTGTCAATGATGCATTTGTCATGGCTGCCTGGGGAAAGGAGCATGGAGCAGATGGCAAGGTATAGACTAGAGTTTTTGTGTGACATGCAATTTCTGCCACAACCTGCACCAAGTCTACAAAGTCAAACTGTGAGATAAAAGCTGACCACTTATTATAATCATTCAGAGGTTAATAATATGATTATTCACACATCCTAGATGTTAGAGAGCCATGGACAATTCCTGTCCAACATTTTGTATGCTGAAAGTAAATATGGAATTTCGATTTGGCACCCGTTTGTGGTGGATTTGACCAGTGAGTAGTCCAGCAATCTGCCACACATTATCACAGTGCACTAGGCTGTTTGGTCTCTCTAACAGCAACATGCTCACAGTTGACCATAAAGGAAAGGTGAAGTATCACACTCGTAATATATTCTAAGCACTGACATTATCCTTGAGTCTGTCGACACAGCAGTTATACTTAGATTATTGAGCTTGCTGCTACTTTCTTCTCCAGGTTCGAATGCTGGCTGATCCTACTGGGGCATTTACAAAGGTAAAATAAATCCTCTGGTATACTATATGTACTCTCCATTTGAAGTTTCAGGTCTGTGTGCACTGATcggtctttttctctctgcttcttaGGCCGTTGACTTGTTACTTGACAATGATCAGATTGTGCAGGTACTTGGGAACAAGCGATCCAAGAGGTACGGATATTTCTTCCTGTTTCAGTTTTTTAGCAAAACATTAATATAGCATATGTGTTTAAGCTGGActtttttaatctattaaatCCAATGTAAACTCAGACCGTGTCCAAAAATACTCCCTATTTACTACAATAGTGCATTTAACTGTCCACCATTTGATTTGAGTGTATGAATTTAGAATGTGAAATGTACAAACTATATTGTGCCAAGTCAATTATTCCTGCAACCAAAGGAAAGAAGTAGTAGCCATGGTGTGTACAatactttctgctaacaatcccactATGCAATACGTTGCATttttataaatgctaaaattaTCGTCATGTGACTCTGCACCTGTCAGTGATGCATGATGATAATGATTTGTGTCATCATGTGAGGAAATGGTGAATGGTTGAACAAGGGAGTGATTTCGGACACAGCCTCAGACGTGCAACCTCTTTTTgtttgcagacacacacagatacaggtACATGTAGGCATATAAGAGTCCTTGAACGTCTGCCATTAGACTCTCCTCTGGTGCAAAGATCAATGACAACATCAGTTTTCACATAAATACTAGATTAGATATCAAGGCATATTTTCATCTAAAATCAAATCCCTTTTTCACATCAGAtgcatcagactgagtaagtGTCTGGCTTTTACAGTCACATTTGAAGTTCATAGCTATGAACCAGTGTGTACTTCATCCTGCGTTTCAGATATTCCATGTTGGTGGAAGATGGAGTCGTGAAGAAGATCAACGTGGAGCCTGATGGCACTGGGCTGACCTGCAGCCTTGCTTCCAGTATTCTGTCTGAGCTGTAGGCTTTTTCAGAGCTTATTGAACCAAACTACAAACCTTCAGTTACTGTAAAAGCTGCACTAACAAACCCCAATACAAACCCGTTAaagtttcctcctcttctcaaAGATGGATGCAAATGCCACATGCATACTAGTATTAAAAACAGAGCTGGAAGGTACTTAATGCGCACAACTATGTGATGAATGACACTCCAAAGGACTGTACATCATCCTCTGTATTCTGTTCCTTGATAGTAAATAAAAGTCACCCCGAAAGCAATAATCACTGTTTTCCTGTATTGCTTTTAGTGTAATTTAAGTGTTATTTAgtgaatattaattaaaaaatccTGCAGCTGTGACcttttttataataaaagaTGCAAGAAGATAAACGCCCAGTGTCATGATGTTTTATGTCATGAAGTACAATACAAACAAGGCACTTTGCCTCAGAGTAAAAGAACTAAAGTAATCAACATTGGCCATCTGAAAGTGGATTTGGATAACAGGGCAGACAAGCACATTGTATTAAAAATAGCTGAGTTTAATCCACCTTACACACTCATGCGGAATTTATGCAAATTAGAAgtttcagaaacacatttcattaatCATGTAATACTGTCAGTGTCACTATATGTGGGCTTTTGAGGTTTGGCAACATGTATGAGCAGAAATGTGCATTGCCTCAGTTATTTGAAATTTACAGTGTTTAAGTTTAGAAAGTATGAACCAATCTTTGGTCAGTTTGTTATAATTTTCAACATTACTTGATAATTGTATTAATCTGAAGGCCACTGATCTACATGACTATGAAAGGTACATGAAGATTATGCCCATGAATGCTGTGTGAATTTTCACTCAGATCTATGCAAAATTGGGATATGAGACCACATTGAATTTCTGCAAGAAAAGGCTGCAAACTAGGTGAAGATGTAGAAAATTTGCTCTTGTGGATATAAAATTCAACCATCAACATATAGAAAACGACAATGTGCTGAAAGGAGCTGTTTTTGTGCTGGTAAAATATAACATCatataaagtaaaagtataagGCTCAGCCAACTACCAGAATAAACATCCGCTGTTGCGTGACGTCACCAAGTGACGTAGAGGAACAAGAAGAGAGCGCGTTGCATTGTGGTCACCGGGGTGTGTGTGATttgtacagaaacagaaactaaCGTTACacggcagacagacacagacagacccAGACACATTGGAAGGTAAGTCAACACTCAGCCATAATGTGACGTGGCTGTAATTATCCTAAATATCCTATAAACTAAATGGTATAGTTTGAAGATAATAGGCAGTAGTTAGCTAGTCTGGCTAACGTTGATGCTACATTAGCATTAAGTAAATTTGAAGGCGCCTAAATGCTGATGAGCTATTAGCTCCTCTCTGGTCTCACAGAGCTAACTTCATAGACTACGACGAGGATCACTTACAGATCgcataatgtttttaaatagcGAACAACCGCTGCCAACACCTAGTGGTGACTTGTAGTCAAATAGACGTTAACGCCAATCGGTGTGGAGTTAGTGAACATTAGCACGTTGTGCTAAAGCTGTTAGCAACAAAAAGGTATTGCGCGCGCGATTCAATGCAGGTTAGAACGAAAGAGTGTAAACACAGGCCTCAACCATTATTCattgtagtgtttgtgtttttgtgtgggtgtgagtgtgagtgtggcTCTGTTTGAATACTGGGCAAACCTGATCGcttttattattcaaatcaTGGCCTTATCATGAAAGTTTTGTGCAGCGCCCGTTCGTCTGCGGTTGTTTCCTAGTTCCTTGTCAAAGCAATGGGGCCAAAACACACTATTAGTGTTAAAAACTGGTATTAATATAACTTTAGAATAGTTATATGTTGCTATTTCATTAATGTAATTATTGAAGTGCCTCTGCCAACGTATTCGTAGCGCAATTCCAGGTGTCCCGTCCTTTTCACTAGTTTTGAAATCTCTAAAGGGCCAATACAACTAGTAACATACAGTGTGCGATTATTCAATTAGAACAGAGGTTAAAGCTTCATAAAGACATACCTTCGCTATTACCACGAGGGTAAAGCCATGTCTATATTTTGCACCATGACAGTTTGGTCCAGATAAAAGCCACTGTAGACGTATATAACTGGGGTCAAAGTTATCAGgcatagagcagttttaaattcatataatacCTAATTCAATATATTGTACACGtttcctcctggacaacttttcaggctcacaaatcTTTCCTTGCTTTAATCCCTGATATAAACAGGGTGATACAGCTTTAACAATCTGCACACTCCTGCCAACGGCAATCAGTTTCTGGTAGATGATCACTTCTTTGCACGACAGATGACTGGTGCCATTTATTGACTGGAAAGGATTTGCAAGCAAACATGAAATAACATGACTTAATTGAAGTATGGTATCTTGTCCAATTACTGTAAACGGCTACAATTGCTACACTGCTCATCTGATATGGATGAAAATACATGAACTTAAAGCTGAGGCTCAGCAGTCAATTCCCCATCACCCATTCAGAAAAAGGcatcacaaaaacaataaagagaaaaacaaaaagattaaaGCAATTGATGGGGATTCAATCCCTCTGTGGAAtgaattttactgtatttattttccattgtGATCTTTGTATTACAGCTCAGCAGTTGGTGATCTGTGACCGTCTACAAAGCAGCCATGTCGTCGACATCCCAAAAACATAAAGACTTTGTGGCCGAGCCCATGGGCGAGAAGTCTGTGATGGCTCTTGCAGGCATCGGAGAGGTTCTTGGCAAAAGACTGGAGGATAAAGGTTTTGATAAGGTGACAGATGATTGAAAATTAAGCATGACCAGATTAACGGGTTATTCATCACTCATTTAAATGATTCAGCAAAAGGGCcttcagcagttaaactggCTTCAACTTACATCAAACTCAGGTTATTATAGAACTTGGATTCAATTCTATAATGTGGGTAAAACAAGTTgccacttttttcttttaactacTATCCTGTTGGCTGCCACACTTATCTGGGGGTCATTTTGGCATTTctgacatttgtttgtgtgaaattTCATTAAGCTTGATCTATTGTTGTTGTACTGTAAGCTGTCAAGCCTATTAAGAAATACaaatctgtgctgtttttcAATTTCTGCCTAAAACTTTGGCTGCCTAACAACAGGGCGTCCTTTAATTTGCTTTTCCATTGTGTGTTCCTCTCACCTCCACAGGCGTATGTCGTCCTCGGGCAGTTTCTAGTGctaaagaaagaggaggagctTTTCCGGGACTGGCTGAAGGACACTTGTGGGGCAAATGCCAAACAACAAGGTGACTGCTATGGCTGTCTTAAAGAATGGTGTGACGCCTTCTTATAAACCATTCATCCGCTGTTTTCTACTTTTGAAGTCCAAACTGTACATTACCTCTTCAGTGATCTTCAGCTACACCATATATATCAACTGACACTGTACAAAGTAATGAGGTTTACTGAAGTCAAcgtgtttttaaatgatgcgTAAAGCTGTTGGTGTGTTCATGAAATCCTTCAGCCTGAAAATCCTTCTAAAATAGAAGTCACACATGCTCTTCTCATGGTCTTTGACAATTTATAGTCGCTAACTCTCTTAAAATTTTGACCACTTTGACATTCATGGTAGTAAAAGAACAGATGtaactaaaaacattaaaggcatactatgtaGGATTTTCCTAAAATCATTGAATACTATACAAAAATATTacctctcaatcatcacttatgacccactagaagtgtgtggtggtgcatttatctgcagagactctgccctctgtatgtcttattattttgctgtgttctgGATATTTcttgggcagtgggtgtgtagcccccagccaataacagcgtgcagggtgtgaggtcaggaaTCTTAAAACTGTAGTGACCACATTACATTgctacattgtgtttttttttttttaaacgtacctcagtgtttcccctaaaTGCTGTCAACAGCAGTGCAGCGCAGCTGCTAAATGATGAACGCCACTGCTGAAATTTTACATTGTAGCTACATAATAATCACAATGAATACAAACCACAAGCAACTGTCTGTTTCAAGCAGCTTACGGGTGCTAGTGGGGAGAGAATGGGAcgtttgtttctctgtctctcttctctgctctctgtctgtttgaccGAGGGCTGAGCTACACGGGCAGAGCAGAGAATGTGCGCTtcagctgcattcacaccagCTCCGGCAATGCTGGGAGGTGCCACATTGCCGGCTtaaggtgtgggtgtgtttatttgctttagaacgtaaccgcaaacaatcagaaaataacattttattgctctgattcactgctttgttctcgctaccgCCAGTCCCTCTCTActttcactctctagctcgctcaaccaccgctgctctctctcccactcGTGCTCTCAGCTCACTCTGGTGTCgttgagccggggaggaggggccaacttttgtgtttacaaacagcaaccgacaaatcctacatagtatgcctttaatgATGGCTCCATTTCATTTTGCCCGTAAGTCATGCTACTGAGCTAGCATGCACATTATTAATGCTGTGACATTGGTTCACCTAAATGTAATGCAACCATTATTAATTTGACTACATCTGTGTctaacaagtcaaaatgtctgccacGGGAATGATCTATAGAGGAATTTCAGATTGAAACTGAAAAGCTTCTCATGTTCataatgtttagtttgtccaAGATCATTGGAATCCTGCATGTGCTGTCTGTTTAAGGttgaattttaaatttattgttCATCCATTGTTCACCATTCACAGAGAATTTGCCTTTCCAAGCTCAACATTGGCAGTTTGTTCATTGTTTAACTATTTTACcattttgatattattttagTTCACGCATTGTTCTTTCTTGAAATGTGATTTACCAGTACAATCCAGACTAATACTTAACTTCAACTTCTGGGCTTCTTTGCCTGTTTTTAAAGCCATTGGAAAGTTGATgtaagctgtttttttcttcttcttttttttttttaaatggtacATCATACCACAGTTAAGTAACGTACTGTAATTCCATCAACAATTTGGTTAGTCTGGTTTGCAGATGATGTAAATGATATATGTGAGACTCATGAAAACTAAACCTCAAAAACTAATGTGACACTGGTCTTTGCAGagaattttatatattttttgtaattatgaAGAATTTGCGGTTTTAACTTGTTGAAACCCCCCCACACATCTGGTCCGCTCAAAGCTTGTTTGAACCTGAAGATGGAAATGTATACAAATAAAGATGCAGATGCTACAAACTCAAACACCCAAAAATGTGTCTATTGCTGATGAGCGGACTGCGATCTTTCCATTAAAGAATTAAATTACAAGTGTATGTTTACTAGATTAGCTAGATAATACTTTTTATCACAAAGCATTTAGTACTTGCCTGAAGTTCTAGAGGTCAAAACAAATGGTCTGATCGATGTGGCTGGTTGGTGTGTTAAATGACTGCCATGATGTTAGGAAAATGTGAATTTTCATTGCACATTGTGGTGACACAGCACCAAATGCATTGCAAGGTTCTCACACTATTCACACATAAAACCATTCCTACGACAACATTGTCACAATCATATGGCAGCCATCTTAATCATAACAAACAGCCATGATACACCAGTCAGCACTATTTGTCCATTAACAGTTAAGTGGCTGAAGTAGCTGAGATGCTGAAGTAATCTGATTGAATGTGTTTGAAGCCTTAATAGAAGTCGACTTTGTTTCTCATTCTGCAAATAAAAAGCTCAACaagattgagaaaaaaaacatccaatctTTTTCTTGACTTAAAAATAAGAAGTCTCAAATTTGCCTCTAAACATGAAAGAGTACATGACTGATCTAAGTTTCCAATGGCTTTAAATGAAGATGGATACCACCTGACAGATTTAGTTAGGACTTCATAAAAGAGTGTAATATTATCTTTGACTGTCTTTCTAAACATGAAATGCCTTAATGCATGATAGTTTTAGCATATTATCTAGTCAGATAACCTATAAAATCTGCAGTAGTGCATGTCCAAGCTGGTTACTCAGTTATCAGATAACCTCACATTGAGTAATGCTTGCACCCAGCAGTCACCTGCTGTATGAAGATGTAAGGCTACGTTCACACTGAAAGCCGTAGTGCTCAACTCAGATTTATCCTTCAAtctgatttttctttgtttggctTTTCACATcgggtttttttttggtcatggTCCTGAACTGACCTGGATGTGcaaaagaacaataacaaagaCGTCACACGCAGCACGCTGTCACACAAAGTAAACATGGAGGCCATTGAAGTCGGTGTTTACGGTTTCATTTATAAGTTGTATGAGCAGATGATAATGATGacgaggagaaagagagaccaATTTTTAATTATGGCTTTTTGTGGAGCAATGGCTGCTACTTCTGTACGGAGGTGTGTGCAGCTGTCTTCCATGTTTGTATTCAGAATTGTGACGAATGTCGATTTAGAGtgacgttaaaaaaaaaaaaaatcagatttgggCCACTTTTGCCTGCAGTCTGAACGTAGCCGAACTGTTTTGTAGCCGCTCCTTGTTAAAACGCTGGCTGATGTGTTTGCCTCTGACTGTGAAACCTTTGAgtttctatatttctcttattaTTGAAAAATAAGGCAGGTATCAGAtttggacactttttttttaacatcttcattaaagtttgcatttttatcaataaagtcacaaatgaaagaaaaccttTGATGACAGGAGGTTTTATTTCAATGCTTGATATTCCACGGTTGTTCTTTCGCCAAAGCTTCAAATTTGATTTGCAAGTTATTGAAAATACATTGGTCAATTTTTGAAAAGGTCCAGAGCAGGGGTCCCTCCCAAAAAATGAAGCATGCCAAAGATGCTACGGAGCTCGTGATGGGATCACGTCAGGAGAGCAGTTTCCTTGTTTTGTGGATATAATTTAGAGCAAAACTGAGCCATTGCCTGTACTGTAGATGGAGAAATAACCATGGAAAAAGTGAAagctttaattaaaatgagaacTCTCAATTCATTCTCATCAGTCCTCTCTTATAAGGATCAGAATAGACATATTATCCATGATCCTCTGGAAACCGTCAAGGACCCCTCTGCTCTGGAGAACCTGATTAATCAAAGTGACAATGCACACCTGTCTGTAAAAGTACATTAtaactgctgtatttattatttgacTTAAAGAAATAGAAAACTGTTAATGCGACACTCATAATAATCAAATATCTCATTTTGCTTTAATGGCTTAGATTATACATATCCATAACCCCTGGAATGTTATTTTTGGGTTTGTGTGCTATTGAACTATAAAATCTTGATTTAACAGTGACCAGATGCTCAGAATTGTTACTGAAGTTTCACAGTAGCACctaatgcatacacacacacgtccacATCCACACTACAGCAACAGTATAGAAATGAGCAAAATGCTTAATAAAACTTTGACCGACATGATTGTAGCCCACTCATAAATAGCTGTTGTAACAAGTAACTGccaaaacacaggaaacactTCAGTGGATACAAAACATGGCAACAACAGATGGGATTCAGCTGTAAAGGACGATGTACATGTTAATTGGAAAATGAAGAACCTTTAAGTGAAGCATTGCTATTCTGATGGAAGAAAGGATGTTATTACCTCCATCTACAGGTAGTCACCAAACGTCAGCGTGGAAACAATGACAATTATGGGAAACGTCATACTTAATTATCTATCACAGGCTATTCTTTCTCTCAGTTTCCTGGTCTCAAATGTATGCGCAATTTATAGGTGGAGAACTGACAACCTGGACCTATCGGAGCAGCATCTGAGACATGTAGCACCACCACAATCCAAAGACCTAATGTAGGAATTTAGCATCCCAGTTAAAAGTTTCAAATGCTGCAGAATCCAAATGAATCTGTTCCTGTTGTTGGTGTAGCCTATTAAGACACTTGATGCTCAGCATGTTTCCTTTTTGGCAGTTACCTGTGATATATTTGTGCATGAGATGTCCATGTTTTCAACCAGATGACAGTTGTTTTATAATTCTCCTTTAAACTTTTGTATTTTGGGTCTTGATAGCGATAACTCTTGACTCATTATTGATTGAATGTTTAGGTTTTGTCTCAAATTCCCCTCTTAACATTGAGACAGACGTTAGCAGTTAAAGAATTTAGTTCAagacattttgttgtttatgtactgtacatcGGCAGCTTTTATGCAAGGTTACTATAGTACATTGATGTCTTATTTAGATTGGAAGTacatgtacacactgtacatacatgtacatactgtacagttgTACTTTTATCACAACAATCCCTGATTGGTCTCAAAGCAGAGCGCAGAAGAACTTCTTCTCCCTGAAGGGGTTCTCTGAGGTGGGTACGGGGGTGATCAGGGGGTCGTCACAGGCGTGTGCGTCACAGTACGCCATCAGGTCGGCCGCTGCCTTTGATACCTGAAGATGAGGATGATCAGATTTAGAGCAGTTCATGTCACTTCTGATGTTCTGTAGGTAAAATAGTTTAAATGCTGACTCTAGACACTAATAGTGTTCACAGAATCAGACTCACATATCTTAAGAGCATTAGGTCATTGTATTGgtgatttttattaatatgGCTTTTATATCCCATTTGGGACAgatttccattgtttttttttatagaataGTTTTTTCCTAGCATGTTTTGTCACCAAAAGAGCAAACGCATTCATTCTTTTGATTCTGTCTGAGGTCCTTGCATGTTGTTGTATACAGTCTGTAGTCACTCAAGCTCATAATAATGAAAGATCCCTCACTGGTCATGTGCCTGAAGATTAGACACTGACGTCCTACAGGTAAGATTTAAcacacagtcttttttttcttgagtttgAAGCTTTCTTTCAGTGACATGGCTTAAATTGTCTCACCTAATCCTGGACAATgaagactttaaaacaaaatgaagatgCAAGAATTAAATGTAAATCTGGGAAGTTTGCTCAAAACCAAATGATATATATCACCTAAAACCCAAACTGTATCAagcaaagctgaaaaaaaacattttttcaatgtATTTGGAAATAGAATATGTAAATTGATATACTACTACAAATAATACCAACAGGATCAGTGGATGAAATATATTGATCAGTTTGAGATAAAAGCAGCTGCAGAGGTATACAACATGTAATAGTAACAGAACACGAGGGCAAAAATAGAAATCgataaaaatagaaaactgaCTGAATGGAATGCATAGGAATTAGATACTAGTATTTGGATATGCAaccatttttgcagtttttattgCTTAATTAAATGTGGATTTAAGTATGAA
Proteins encoded in this region:
- the gng3 gene encoding guanine nucleotide-binding protein G(I)/G(S)/G(O) subunit gamma-3 isoform X1; amino-acid sequence: MMKGDTPVNSTMSVGQARKLVEQLKIEASFCRIKVSKAAADLMAYCDAHACDDPLITPVPTSENPFREKKFFCALL
- the prdx5 gene encoding peroxiredoxin-5, mitochondrial, yielding MLSITSSLIRSSRVVQCSTRLIHTSPLAKMPIQVGEHLPAVEVQEGEPGNKVSMDQLFKGKKGVLFAVPGAFTPGCSKTHLPGFVQQAEDLRGKGIQEVACISVNDAFVMAAWGKEHGADGKVRMLADPTGAFTKAVDLLLDNDQIVQVLGNKRSKRYSMLVEDGVVKKINVEPDGTGLTCSLASSILSEL
- the gng3 gene encoding guanine nucleotide-binding protein G(I)/G(S)/G(O) subunit gamma-3 isoform X2; the encoded protein is MKGDTPVNSTMSVGQARKLVEQLKIEASFCRIKVSKAAADLMAYCDAHACDDPLITPVPTSENPFREKKFFCALL
- the banf1 gene encoding barrier-to-autointegration factor, which gives rise to MSSTSQKHKDFVAEPMGEKSVMALAGIGEVLGKRLEDKGFDKAYVVLGQFLVLKKEEELFRDWLKDTCGANAKQQGDCYGCLKEWCDAFL